A stretch of Tenrec ecaudatus isolate mTenEca1 chromosome 2, mTenEca1.hap1, whole genome shotgun sequence DNA encodes these proteins:
- the SPINK9 gene encoding serine protease inhibitor Kazal-type 9 has translation MTSKAFVLILVLQLTIIFNAECVQQRKQVDCSRYEKLPPREQRRCYEIYAPICASDGQTYDNECFFCSEVVKTNKKLKFVHFGKC, from the exons ATGACATCAAAAGCCTTTGTCCTGATCTTGGTTCTGCAACTTACGATCATCTTCA aTGCAGAATGTGTCCAACAGAGAAAACAG gttgatTGCAGTCGATATGAAAAGTTACCACCGAGAGAACAACGGCGCTGTTATGAAATCTATGCACCAATCTGTGCCTCTGATGGCCAAACGTATGACAACGAATGCTTCTTCTGTTCTGAAGTTGT GAAAACTAACAAGAAACTTAAATTTGTACATTTTGGAAAATGTTGA